In Primulina eburnea isolate SZY01 chromosome 3, ASM2296580v1, whole genome shotgun sequence, one DNA window encodes the following:
- the LOC140825231 gene encoding nuclear pore complex protein NUP98A-like isoform X2 encodes MFGSNPFGQSSSSPFGSQPAFGQTTNASNNPFGSSSSPFGSQPAFGQTTNASNNPFAPKPFGSTSPFGSQTGGSIFGGMSTGVFGAQSSSPLGSASVFGASSSPAFGSSTPAFGVSSASAFGNSSSAFGGSGVFGQKPSFGGFGSNTTQTSPFGSSFQQTQPAFGNNLFGSSTPFGAPSQPAFGSTSSPAFGASSTPGFGATSSPAFGSTASPTFGSTSGGFGSSTSPFGSSTPAFGSITTPAFGATATPAFGATATPAFGATATPAFGPSTTSAFGASSSPFNFGSSPAFGQSAAVFGSTPFGTLSSSVQDASFAGAQTTASTFGGSGFGLSAFGGQRGGSRLAPYSSTPETDGATGTQPAGKIESISAMPVYKDKSHEELRWEDYQLGDKGGPAPAGQSTTALGFGTSSFGLASAPVFAQSSATPFSSAAASNPFAPKTTGVFGGSGFGSSPSSTFGSSPFATSNTSNPFGSTISATSSLFGSTAQTSGVGTSPSIFGNSSTSPFGSPSIFGPTSSQGTSSAFNTGLGFPNTQSSPLFQSNMSTLTPASSPFAQTSSAFGQTTPGFSQTNLFSTPSTGFGGNMFSSTPSLLSNTNPLGFGQTTPSLSSPFQLAQPPQSSGGFSFSNFGQSQAVGTSSFGGTPGIFSQSALGQLSAPQSAVGAQSSPIVNPFGTLPALPQISIGRTGTSPSIQYGISSLPIVEKPVPVRMSLLLTPRHLSQRRVRLPVRKYDPKIDGPKVPFFHDGDETPSTPKADALFIPRENPRALVIRPLDQWPSRASAEKTTQSKASGAHAYENGKLQNDVSALINGHKVRDKDASPAEHSVENGVANEQVTPVKRNPKSNVVLDGRCTDKGDSYITLGSHRAGEAAIVFEHGADIEALMPKLRHSDYYTEPRMQELAAKERAEPGFCRNVKDFIVGRHGYGSIKFFGETDVRKLDLESLVQFNNREVIVYMDESKKPPIGQGLNKPAEVTLLNIKCFDKKTGQQYTEGPRIERYKEMLKRKAEDQGAEFVSYNPMKGEWKFRVNHFSMYKLGNDEDENDDNLLNTMR; translated from the exons ATGTTTGGAAGCAACC CTTTTGGGCAGTCATCCAGTAGTCCATTTGGGTCACAACCGGCTTTTGGGCAGACTACCAATGCAAGTAACAATCCTTTTGGGTCATCCAGTAGTCCATTTGGGTCACAACCGGCTTTTGGGCAGACTACCAATGCAAGTAACAATCCTTTTGCTCCCAAGCCCTTTGGAAGCACGAGCCCTTTTGGTTCACAGACCGGAGGTTCAATTTTTGGGGGAATGTCTACTGGTGTttttggtgctcaatcttctTCTCCTTTAGGCTCGGCTTCTGTGTTTGGCGCTTCTTCTTCGCCTGCGTTTGGAAGTTCAACCCCTGCATTCGGCGTTTCCTCAGCCTCGGCTTTTGGAAACTCATCTTCTGCATTTGGTG GTTCTGGGGTATTTGGGCAGAAGCCGAGTTTTGGTGGTTTTGGATCTAATACAACTCAAACAAGTCCGTTTGGAAGCTCATTTCAGCAAACACAACCAGCTTTTGGCAACAATCTGTTTGGTTCCTCGACACCATTTGGTGCTCCTAGTCAGCCTGCATTTGGTTCGACAAGTAGTCCTGCATTTGGTGCTTCAAGTACACCTGGCTTTGGTGCTACCAGCTCTCCGGCCTTTGGTTCTACTGCCAGCCCTACATTTGGTAGCACTAGTGGTGGGTTTGGTTCGTCGACCTCTCCTTTCGGATCAAGCACTCCAGCATTTGGTTCCATAACCACTCCCGCTTTCGGTGCGACAGCAACTCCTGCTTTTGGTGCGACAGCAACTCCTGCTTTCGGTGCGACAGCAACTCCTGCCTTCGGTCCCTCAACAACTTCTGCTTTCGGTGCTTCAAGTAGTCCTTTTAACTTTGGATCCAGTCCGGCATTTGGTCAATCAGCTGCTGTATTTGGAAGTACCCCATTTGGAACATTATCCTCGAGCGTTCAAGATGCTTCTTTCG CAGGAGCACAAACTACAGCCTCCACTTTTGGTGGCTCTGGTTTTGGCCTATCTGCTTTTGGAGGGCAACGAGGGGGAAGTAGATTAGCTCCCTACTCATCAACTCCTGAGACAGATGGAGCCACTGGTACACAACCCGCTGGAAAAATAGAATCTATTTCAGCCATGCCAGTCTACAAGGATAAAAGCCATGAAGAACTTAGATGGGAGGACTACCAGTTAGGAGATAAAG GAGGGCCAGCTCCTGCTGGACAGTCTACTACTGCGCTTGGATTTGGTACCTCAAGTTTTGGCTTGGCATCTGCTCCTGTATTTGCTCAATCCTCTGCTACTCCTTTTTCATCTGCAGCAGCTTCCAATCCATTTGCTCCAAAAACCACTGGAGTTTTTGGCGGCTCAGGGTTTGGATCTTCGCCCTCCTCAACATTTGGTTCTTCCCCTTTTGCAACGTCAAATACATCTAATCCTTTTGGTTCGACAATATCAGCAACATCCTCTTTATTTGGATCTACTGCTCAAACATCTGGAGTTGGTACCTCCCCTTCTATTTTTGGCAATTCCAGTACATCACCTTTTGGATCACCATCTATCTTTGGCCCAACATCATCACAGGGAACCTCGTCTGCATTTAATACCGGCTTGGGTTTTCCCAATACTCAGTCCTCCCCATTATTCCAGTCAAATATGTCTACTCTAACACCAGCAAGTTCTCCATTTGCACAGACCTCTTCCGCTTTTGGCCAAACTACCCCTGGGTTTAGTCAAACAAATTTGTTTAGTACACCCTCAACTGGTTTTGGTGGCAACATGTTCTCAAGCACTCCATCACTTCTAAGTAACACCAACCCTCTGGGATTTGGCCAAACAACT CCATCTCTTTCTAGTCCATTTCAATTGGCACAACCACCTCAGAGTTCTGGTGGTTTTAGTTTTAGCAACTTTGGACAGTCGCAAGCAG TTGGAACAAGTAGCTTTGGAGGCACCCCTGGTATTTTTAGCCAGAGTGCACTTGGACAACT GTCAGCTCCTCAGAGTGCGGTGGGTGCCCAATCATCGCCCATTGTAAATCCTTTTGGAACGCTGCCAGCATTGCCACAGATATCAATTGGACGCACAGGCACTTCTCCTTCTATTCAGTATGGAATTTCTAGCTTGCCA ATTGTTGAGAAACCAGTTCCTGTGAGAATGTCGTTGCTATTGACGCCTCGACACCTTTCTCAAAGGCGTGTAAGGCTACCTGTAAGGAAATATGACCCTAAAATCGATGGCCCAAAG GTGCCATTTTTCCATGATGGTGATGAAACACCCAGCACGCCAAAAGCAGATGCTCTTTTCATTCCAAGGGAGAATCCCAGAGCTCTTGTAATTCGTCCGCTGGATCAGTGGCCTTCTAGAGCAAGTGCGGAGAAAACCACACAGTCGAAGGCCTCCGGCGCTCATGCCTATGAAAATG GTAAACTGCAGAATGATGTCTCCGCGCTAATAAACGGGCACAAGGTCCGGGATAAAGATG CTTCCCCAGCTGAGCACTCTGTGGAAAATGGCGTGGCTAATGAGCAAGTTACTCCTGTCAAACGGAACCCAAAATCCAATGTGGTCCTTGATGGTCGTTGTACAGATAAAGGGGACTCTTATATCACTCTCGGAAGCCATAGAGCTGGTGAAGCTGCTATCGTGTTCGAGCATGGAGCAGACATTGAGGCACTGATGCCTAAGCTTCGTCACTCTGATTATTATACGGAGCCACGAATGCAGGAGCTAGCTGCAAAGGAAAGAGCTGAACCAGGTTTTTGCCGCAATGTAAAGGACTTCATTGTTGGAAGACATGGTTATGGTAGCATCAAGTTCTTTGGGGAAACTGATGTGAGAAAGCTTGATCTCGAGTCTCTTGTTCAATTCAATAATCGAGAGGTGATCGTATATATGGACGAGAGCAAAAAACCTCCAATTGGACAAGGCCTTAATAAACCTGCCGAGGTGACGCTTCTTAATATCAAATGTTTTGACAAGAAGACTGGCCAGCAGTATACGGAGGGACCAAGGATCGAGAGGTATAAAGAAATGCTTAAAAGAAAAGCGGAAGATCAAGGTGCTGAGTTTGTGAGCTATAATCCAATGAAAGGAGAATGGAAGTTCAGGGTCAACCATTTCAGCATGTATAAGCTTGGAAATGACGAAGACGAAAATGACGATAATCTGCTCAATACCATGAGATGA
- the LOC140825231 gene encoding nuclear pore complex protein NUP98A-like isoform X1: MFGSNPFGQSSSSPFGSQPAFGQTTNASNNPFGSSSSPFGSQPAFGQTTNASNNPFAPKPFGSTSPFGSQTGGSIFGGMSTGVFGAQSSSPLGSASVFGASSSPAFGSSTPAFGVSSASAFGNSSSAFGGSGVFGQKPSFGGFGSNTTQTSPFGSSFQQTQPAFGNNLFGSSTPFGAPSQPAFGSTSSPAFGASSTPGFGATSSPAFGSTASPTFGSTSGGFGSSTSPFGSSTPAFGSITTPAFGATATPAFGATATPAFGATATPAFGPSTTSAFGASSSPFNFGSSPAFGQSAAVFGSTPFGTLSSSVQDASFAGAQTTASTFGGSGFGLSAFGGQRGGSRLAPYSSTPETDGATGTQPAGKIESISAMPVYKDKSHEELRWEDYQLGDKGGPAPAGQSTTALGFGTSSFGLASAPVFAQSSATPFSSAAASNPFAPKTTGVFGGSGFGSSPSSTFGSSPFATSNTSNPFGSTISATSSLFGSTAQTSGVGTSPSIFGNSSTSPFGSPSIFGPTSSQGTSSAFNTGLGFPNTQSSPLFQSNMSTLTPASSPFAQTSSAFGQTTPGFSQTNLFSTPSTGFGGNMFSSTPSLLSNTNPLGFGQTTPSLSSPFQLAQPPQSSGGFSFSNFGQSQAVGTSSFGGTPGIFSQSALGQLSAPQSAVGAQSSPIVNPFGTLPALPQISIGRTGTSPSIQYGISSLPQIVEKPVPVRMSLLLTPRHLSQRRVRLPVRKYDPKIDGPKVPFFHDGDETPSTPKADALFIPRENPRALVIRPLDQWPSRASAEKTTQSKASGAHAYENGKLQNDVSALINGHKVRDKDASPAEHSVENGVANEQVTPVKRNPKSNVVLDGRCTDKGDSYITLGSHRAGEAAIVFEHGADIEALMPKLRHSDYYTEPRMQELAAKERAEPGFCRNVKDFIVGRHGYGSIKFFGETDVRKLDLESLVQFNNREVIVYMDESKKPPIGQGLNKPAEVTLLNIKCFDKKTGQQYTEGPRIERYKEMLKRKAEDQGAEFVSYNPMKGEWKFRVNHFSMYKLGNDEDENDDNLLNTMR, from the exons ATGTTTGGAAGCAACC CTTTTGGGCAGTCATCCAGTAGTCCATTTGGGTCACAACCGGCTTTTGGGCAGACTACCAATGCAAGTAACAATCCTTTTGGGTCATCCAGTAGTCCATTTGGGTCACAACCGGCTTTTGGGCAGACTACCAATGCAAGTAACAATCCTTTTGCTCCCAAGCCCTTTGGAAGCACGAGCCCTTTTGGTTCACAGACCGGAGGTTCAATTTTTGGGGGAATGTCTACTGGTGTttttggtgctcaatcttctTCTCCTTTAGGCTCGGCTTCTGTGTTTGGCGCTTCTTCTTCGCCTGCGTTTGGAAGTTCAACCCCTGCATTCGGCGTTTCCTCAGCCTCGGCTTTTGGAAACTCATCTTCTGCATTTGGTG GTTCTGGGGTATTTGGGCAGAAGCCGAGTTTTGGTGGTTTTGGATCTAATACAACTCAAACAAGTCCGTTTGGAAGCTCATTTCAGCAAACACAACCAGCTTTTGGCAACAATCTGTTTGGTTCCTCGACACCATTTGGTGCTCCTAGTCAGCCTGCATTTGGTTCGACAAGTAGTCCTGCATTTGGTGCTTCAAGTACACCTGGCTTTGGTGCTACCAGCTCTCCGGCCTTTGGTTCTACTGCCAGCCCTACATTTGGTAGCACTAGTGGTGGGTTTGGTTCGTCGACCTCTCCTTTCGGATCAAGCACTCCAGCATTTGGTTCCATAACCACTCCCGCTTTCGGTGCGACAGCAACTCCTGCTTTTGGTGCGACAGCAACTCCTGCTTTCGGTGCGACAGCAACTCCTGCCTTCGGTCCCTCAACAACTTCTGCTTTCGGTGCTTCAAGTAGTCCTTTTAACTTTGGATCCAGTCCGGCATTTGGTCAATCAGCTGCTGTATTTGGAAGTACCCCATTTGGAACATTATCCTCGAGCGTTCAAGATGCTTCTTTCG CAGGAGCACAAACTACAGCCTCCACTTTTGGTGGCTCTGGTTTTGGCCTATCTGCTTTTGGAGGGCAACGAGGGGGAAGTAGATTAGCTCCCTACTCATCAACTCCTGAGACAGATGGAGCCACTGGTACACAACCCGCTGGAAAAATAGAATCTATTTCAGCCATGCCAGTCTACAAGGATAAAAGCCATGAAGAACTTAGATGGGAGGACTACCAGTTAGGAGATAAAG GAGGGCCAGCTCCTGCTGGACAGTCTACTACTGCGCTTGGATTTGGTACCTCAAGTTTTGGCTTGGCATCTGCTCCTGTATTTGCTCAATCCTCTGCTACTCCTTTTTCATCTGCAGCAGCTTCCAATCCATTTGCTCCAAAAACCACTGGAGTTTTTGGCGGCTCAGGGTTTGGATCTTCGCCCTCCTCAACATTTGGTTCTTCCCCTTTTGCAACGTCAAATACATCTAATCCTTTTGGTTCGACAATATCAGCAACATCCTCTTTATTTGGATCTACTGCTCAAACATCTGGAGTTGGTACCTCCCCTTCTATTTTTGGCAATTCCAGTACATCACCTTTTGGATCACCATCTATCTTTGGCCCAACATCATCACAGGGAACCTCGTCTGCATTTAATACCGGCTTGGGTTTTCCCAATACTCAGTCCTCCCCATTATTCCAGTCAAATATGTCTACTCTAACACCAGCAAGTTCTCCATTTGCACAGACCTCTTCCGCTTTTGGCCAAACTACCCCTGGGTTTAGTCAAACAAATTTGTTTAGTACACCCTCAACTGGTTTTGGTGGCAACATGTTCTCAAGCACTCCATCACTTCTAAGTAACACCAACCCTCTGGGATTTGGCCAAACAACT CCATCTCTTTCTAGTCCATTTCAATTGGCACAACCACCTCAGAGTTCTGGTGGTTTTAGTTTTAGCAACTTTGGACAGTCGCAAGCAG TTGGAACAAGTAGCTTTGGAGGCACCCCTGGTATTTTTAGCCAGAGTGCACTTGGACAACT GTCAGCTCCTCAGAGTGCGGTGGGTGCCCAATCATCGCCCATTGTAAATCCTTTTGGAACGCTGCCAGCATTGCCACAGATATCAATTGGACGCACAGGCACTTCTCCTTCTATTCAGTATGGAATTTCTAGCTTGCCA CAGATTGTTGAGAAACCAGTTCCTGTGAGAATGTCGTTGCTATTGACGCCTCGACACCTTTCTCAAAGGCGTGTAAGGCTACCTGTAAGGAAATATGACCCTAAAATCGATGGCCCAAAG GTGCCATTTTTCCATGATGGTGATGAAACACCCAGCACGCCAAAAGCAGATGCTCTTTTCATTCCAAGGGAGAATCCCAGAGCTCTTGTAATTCGTCCGCTGGATCAGTGGCCTTCTAGAGCAAGTGCGGAGAAAACCACACAGTCGAAGGCCTCCGGCGCTCATGCCTATGAAAATG GTAAACTGCAGAATGATGTCTCCGCGCTAATAAACGGGCACAAGGTCCGGGATAAAGATG CTTCCCCAGCTGAGCACTCTGTGGAAAATGGCGTGGCTAATGAGCAAGTTACTCCTGTCAAACGGAACCCAAAATCCAATGTGGTCCTTGATGGTCGTTGTACAGATAAAGGGGACTCTTATATCACTCTCGGAAGCCATAGAGCTGGTGAAGCTGCTATCGTGTTCGAGCATGGAGCAGACATTGAGGCACTGATGCCTAAGCTTCGTCACTCTGATTATTATACGGAGCCACGAATGCAGGAGCTAGCTGCAAAGGAAAGAGCTGAACCAGGTTTTTGCCGCAATGTAAAGGACTTCATTGTTGGAAGACATGGTTATGGTAGCATCAAGTTCTTTGGGGAAACTGATGTGAGAAAGCTTGATCTCGAGTCTCTTGTTCAATTCAATAATCGAGAGGTGATCGTATATATGGACGAGAGCAAAAAACCTCCAATTGGACAAGGCCTTAATAAACCTGCCGAGGTGACGCTTCTTAATATCAAATGTTTTGACAAGAAGACTGGCCAGCAGTATACGGAGGGACCAAGGATCGAGAGGTATAAAGAAATGCTTAAAAGAAAAGCGGAAGATCAAGGTGCTGAGTTTGTGAGCTATAATCCAATGAAAGGAGAATGGAAGTTCAGGGTCAACCATTTCAGCATGTATAAGCTTGGAAATGACGAAGACGAAAATGACGATAATCTGCTCAATACCATGAGATGA
- the LOC140825231 gene encoding nuclear pore complex protein NUP98A-like isoform X6 → MFGSNRKYMFSCSPFGSQPAFGQTTNASNNPFAPKPFGSTSPFGSQTGGSIFGGMSTGVFGAQSSSPLGSASVFGASSSPAFGSSTPAFGVSSASAFGNSSSAFGGSGVFGQKPSFGGFGSNTTQTSPFGSSFQQTQPAFGNNLFGSSTPFGAPSQPAFGSTSSPAFGASSTPGFGATSSPAFGSTASPTFGSTSGGFGSSTSPFGSSTPAFGSITTPAFGATATPAFGATATPAFGATATPAFGPSTTSAFGASSSPFNFGSSPAFGQSAAVFGSTPFGTLSSSVQDASFAGAQTTASTFGGSGFGLSAFGGQRGGSRLAPYSSTPETDGATGTQPAGKIESISAMPVYKDKSHEELRWEDYQLGDKGGPAPAGQSTTALGFGTSSFGLASAPVFAQSSATPFSSAAASNPFAPKTTGVFGGSGFGSSPSSTFGSSPFATSNTSNPFGSTISATSSLFGSTAQTSGVGTSPSIFGNSSTSPFGSPSIFGPTSSQGTSSAFNTGLGFPNTQSSPLFQSNMSTLTPASSPFAQTSSAFGQTTPGFSQTNLFSTPSTGFGGNMFSSTPSLLSNTNPLGFGQTTPSLSSPFQLAQPPQSSGGFSFSNFGQSQAVGTSSFGGTPGIFSQSALGQLSAPQSAVGAQSSPIVNPFGTLPALPQISIGRTGTSPSIQYGISSLPQIVEKPVPVRMSLLLTPRHLSQRRVRLPVRKYDPKIDGPKVPFFHDGDETPSTPKADALFIPRENPRALVIRPLDQWPSRASAEKTTQSKASGAHAYENGKLQNDVSALINGHKVRDKDASPAEHSVENGVANEQVTPVKRNPKSNVVLDGRCTDKGDSYITLGSHRAGEAAIVFEHGADIEALMPKLRHSDYYTEPRMQELAAKERAEPGFCRNVKDFIVGRHGYGSIKFFGETDVRKLDLESLVQFNNREVIVYMDESKKPPIGQGLNKPAEVTLLNIKCFDKKTGQQYTEGPRIERYKEMLKRKAEDQGAEFVSYNPMKGEWKFRVNHFSMYKLGNDEDENDDNLLNTMR, encoded by the exons ATGTTTGGAAGCAACCGTAAGTACATGTTTTCTTG TAGTCCATTTGGGTCACAACCGGCTTTTGGGCAGACTACCAATGCAAGTAACAATCCTTTTGCTCCCAAGCCCTTTGGAAGCACGAGCCCTTTTGGTTCACAGACCGGAGGTTCAATTTTTGGGGGAATGTCTACTGGTGTttttggtgctcaatcttctTCTCCTTTAGGCTCGGCTTCTGTGTTTGGCGCTTCTTCTTCGCCTGCGTTTGGAAGTTCAACCCCTGCATTCGGCGTTTCCTCAGCCTCGGCTTTTGGAAACTCATCTTCTGCATTTGGTG GTTCTGGGGTATTTGGGCAGAAGCCGAGTTTTGGTGGTTTTGGATCTAATACAACTCAAACAAGTCCGTTTGGAAGCTCATTTCAGCAAACACAACCAGCTTTTGGCAACAATCTGTTTGGTTCCTCGACACCATTTGGTGCTCCTAGTCAGCCTGCATTTGGTTCGACAAGTAGTCCTGCATTTGGTGCTTCAAGTACACCTGGCTTTGGTGCTACCAGCTCTCCGGCCTTTGGTTCTACTGCCAGCCCTACATTTGGTAGCACTAGTGGTGGGTTTGGTTCGTCGACCTCTCCTTTCGGATCAAGCACTCCAGCATTTGGTTCCATAACCACTCCCGCTTTCGGTGCGACAGCAACTCCTGCTTTTGGTGCGACAGCAACTCCTGCTTTCGGTGCGACAGCAACTCCTGCCTTCGGTCCCTCAACAACTTCTGCTTTCGGTGCTTCAAGTAGTCCTTTTAACTTTGGATCCAGTCCGGCATTTGGTCAATCAGCTGCTGTATTTGGAAGTACCCCATTTGGAACATTATCCTCGAGCGTTCAAGATGCTTCTTTCG CAGGAGCACAAACTACAGCCTCCACTTTTGGTGGCTCTGGTTTTGGCCTATCTGCTTTTGGAGGGCAACGAGGGGGAAGTAGATTAGCTCCCTACTCATCAACTCCTGAGACAGATGGAGCCACTGGTACACAACCCGCTGGAAAAATAGAATCTATTTCAGCCATGCCAGTCTACAAGGATAAAAGCCATGAAGAACTTAGATGGGAGGACTACCAGTTAGGAGATAAAG GAGGGCCAGCTCCTGCTGGACAGTCTACTACTGCGCTTGGATTTGGTACCTCAAGTTTTGGCTTGGCATCTGCTCCTGTATTTGCTCAATCCTCTGCTACTCCTTTTTCATCTGCAGCAGCTTCCAATCCATTTGCTCCAAAAACCACTGGAGTTTTTGGCGGCTCAGGGTTTGGATCTTCGCCCTCCTCAACATTTGGTTCTTCCCCTTTTGCAACGTCAAATACATCTAATCCTTTTGGTTCGACAATATCAGCAACATCCTCTTTATTTGGATCTACTGCTCAAACATCTGGAGTTGGTACCTCCCCTTCTATTTTTGGCAATTCCAGTACATCACCTTTTGGATCACCATCTATCTTTGGCCCAACATCATCACAGGGAACCTCGTCTGCATTTAATACCGGCTTGGGTTTTCCCAATACTCAGTCCTCCCCATTATTCCAGTCAAATATGTCTACTCTAACACCAGCAAGTTCTCCATTTGCACAGACCTCTTCCGCTTTTGGCCAAACTACCCCTGGGTTTAGTCAAACAAATTTGTTTAGTACACCCTCAACTGGTTTTGGTGGCAACATGTTCTCAAGCACTCCATCACTTCTAAGTAACACCAACCCTCTGGGATTTGGCCAAACAACT CCATCTCTTTCTAGTCCATTTCAATTGGCACAACCACCTCAGAGTTCTGGTGGTTTTAGTTTTAGCAACTTTGGACAGTCGCAAGCAG TTGGAACAAGTAGCTTTGGAGGCACCCCTGGTATTTTTAGCCAGAGTGCACTTGGACAACT GTCAGCTCCTCAGAGTGCGGTGGGTGCCCAATCATCGCCCATTGTAAATCCTTTTGGAACGCTGCCAGCATTGCCACAGATATCAATTGGACGCACAGGCACTTCTCCTTCTATTCAGTATGGAATTTCTAGCTTGCCA CAGATTGTTGAGAAACCAGTTCCTGTGAGAATGTCGTTGCTATTGACGCCTCGACACCTTTCTCAAAGGCGTGTAAGGCTACCTGTAAGGAAATATGACCCTAAAATCGATGGCCCAAAG GTGCCATTTTTCCATGATGGTGATGAAACACCCAGCACGCCAAAAGCAGATGCTCTTTTCATTCCAAGGGAGAATCCCAGAGCTCTTGTAATTCGTCCGCTGGATCAGTGGCCTTCTAGAGCAAGTGCGGAGAAAACCACACAGTCGAAGGCCTCCGGCGCTCATGCCTATGAAAATG GTAAACTGCAGAATGATGTCTCCGCGCTAATAAACGGGCACAAGGTCCGGGATAAAGATG CTTCCCCAGCTGAGCACTCTGTGGAAAATGGCGTGGCTAATGAGCAAGTTACTCCTGTCAAACGGAACCCAAAATCCAATGTGGTCCTTGATGGTCGTTGTACAGATAAAGGGGACTCTTATATCACTCTCGGAAGCCATAGAGCTGGTGAAGCTGCTATCGTGTTCGAGCATGGAGCAGACATTGAGGCACTGATGCCTAAGCTTCGTCACTCTGATTATTATACGGAGCCACGAATGCAGGAGCTAGCTGCAAAGGAAAGAGCTGAACCAGGTTTTTGCCGCAATGTAAAGGACTTCATTGTTGGAAGACATGGTTATGGTAGCATCAAGTTCTTTGGGGAAACTGATGTGAGAAAGCTTGATCTCGAGTCTCTTGTTCAATTCAATAATCGAGAGGTGATCGTATATATGGACGAGAGCAAAAAACCTCCAATTGGACAAGGCCTTAATAAACCTGCCGAGGTGACGCTTCTTAATATCAAATGTTTTGACAAGAAGACTGGCCAGCAGTATACGGAGGGACCAAGGATCGAGAGGTATAAAGAAATGCTTAAAAGAAAAGCGGAAGATCAAGGTGCTGAGTTTGTGAGCTATAATCCAATGAAAGGAGAATGGAAGTTCAGGGTCAACCATTTCAGCATGTATAAGCTTGGAAATGACGAAGACGAAAATGACGATAATCTGCTCAATACCATGAGATGA